One segment of Nocardia farcinica DNA contains the following:
- a CDS encoding NAD(P)H-quinone oxidoreductase has product MRAIELNGFGGPEVLVWGKAADPVPGHGEVLIDVVAAGVNRADLLQRQGNYPPPAGASDILGLECSGVVAEVGEGVREWQVGDRVCALLSGGGYAERVVVPATQVLPVPDGMDLAAAAGLPEVAATVWSNLVMTAGLHAGQLVLIHGGGSGIGTHAIQVARQRGARVAVTAGSAEKLERCRELGADVLINYREQDFVEVVRAQESGAGAAGADIILDNMGAAYLTRNVAALAPHGHLVIIGMQGGVRGELNVGALLGKWGSVHATNVRNRPATGTGSKAEIIAEVRRHLWPLVADGAVVPVIHAEFDIADAAQAHRVLDSSRAFGKVVLRVREE; this is encoded by the coding sequence GTGGTCGCGGCCGGGGTGAACCGCGCCGACCTGCTGCAACGGCAGGGCAACTACCCACCGCCCGCGGGTGCGAGCGACATCCTCGGCCTGGAGTGCTCCGGCGTCGTCGCCGAGGTGGGCGAGGGTGTGCGCGAGTGGCAGGTGGGCGACCGGGTGTGCGCGCTGCTCTCCGGCGGCGGTTACGCCGAACGCGTGGTGGTGCCCGCCACCCAGGTGCTGCCGGTGCCCGACGGGATGGACCTGGCCGCGGCGGCCGGCCTGCCCGAGGTCGCGGCGACGGTGTGGTCGAACCTGGTGATGACGGCCGGTCTGCACGCCGGGCAACTGGTGCTGATCCACGGTGGCGGCAGCGGCATCGGCACCCACGCCATCCAGGTCGCGCGGCAGCGCGGCGCGCGGGTGGCGGTGACGGCGGGATCGGCCGAGAAGCTGGAGCGCTGCCGCGAACTGGGCGCGGACGTGCTGATCAACTACCGGGAACAGGATTTCGTCGAGGTGGTGCGCGCGCAGGAATCGGGTGCGGGCGCGGCCGGCGCCGACATCATCCTCGACAACATGGGCGCGGCCTACCTCACGCGCAACGTCGCCGCCCTCGCGCCGCACGGACACCTGGTGATCATCGGGATGCAGGGCGGGGTCAGAGGCGAACTGAACGTCGGTGCGCTGCTGGGCAAATGGGGCAGTGTGCATGCCACCAACGTGCGCAACCGGCCCGCCACCGGCACCGGCAGCAAGGCGGAGATCATCGCCGAGGTGCGCAGGCACCTGTGGCCGCTGGTGGCCGACGGCGCGGTGGTGCCGGTGATCCACGCCGAATTCGACATCGCCGACGCCGCGCAAGCGCATCGCGTGCTGGATTCCTCGCGGGCCTTCGGCAAGGTGGTGCTGCGCGTGCGCGAGGAGTGA
- a CDS encoding cysteine desulfurase-like protein — protein MTYDVARVRGLIPSLGDGWIHLDPQAGMLVPDVVSRAVSTGFRTASFSHLGRNNAARRSAAILDAAREAVADLVGGDPAGVVLGPDRAVLLAWLAESLSSRLGLGTGIVLSRLDDEANVAPWLRIANRYGAHVRWAEVEIETCEMPSWQFEELIGPTARLVALTAASPIVGSAPAVRVAADRVHEVGGLLVADAFGAAPYALIDIDELNADVVALSAPAWGGPQIGALVFRDPAFLDRIPSMSLNPYAKGAERLEVGGHQYALLAGLTSSIDFLAGLDDRARGTRRERLEISITSLQDYHDQLFEHLMDTLDKIPNLTVIGRASTRIPTVSFTIAGMQAEKVAATLADARISTLSGVHGGSRLLDALGVNDEGGAVTVGLAPYTTRFEIDQLGRALAALD, from the coding sequence ATGACTTACGACGTCGCGAGGGTTCGGGGCCTGATACCGTCCCTGGGCGACGGCTGGATCCATCTCGATCCACAAGCGGGGATGCTCGTCCCGGACGTGGTCTCGCGCGCCGTGTCGACCGGCTTCCGCACCGCGTCGTTCTCCCATCTCGGCCGCAACAACGCCGCGCGCCGCAGCGCCGCCATCCTCGATGCCGCCCGCGAGGCGGTCGCCGACCTGGTCGGCGGCGATCCGGCCGGTGTCGTCCTCGGCCCCGACCGGGCGGTGCTGCTTGCCTGGCTCGCCGAGTCGCTCAGCTCGCGGCTCGGCCTCGGCACCGGGATCGTGCTGTCGCGGCTGGACGACGAGGCCAACGTCGCGCCGTGGCTGCGCATCGCCAACCGCTACGGCGCGCATGTGCGCTGGGCGGAGGTGGAGATCGAGACCTGCGAGATGCCGTCGTGGCAGTTCGAGGAACTGATCGGCCCCACCGCCCGGTTGGTCGCCCTGACCGCCGCCTCGCCGATCGTGGGCTCCGCGCCCGCGGTGCGGGTCGCCGCCGACCGCGTGCACGAGGTCGGCGGGCTGTTGGTGGCCGACGCGTTCGGCGCCGCGCCGTACGCGCTCATCGACATCGACGAACTCAACGCCGACGTGGTCGCGCTCAGCGCCCCGGCCTGGGGCGGCCCGCAGATCGGCGCGCTGGTCTTCCGCGACCCGGCCTTCCTCGACCGGATCCCTTCGATGTCGCTGAATCCCTACGCCAAGGGCGCCGAACGCCTCGAGGTCGGCGGCCACCAGTACGCGCTGCTGGCCGGGCTCACCAGCTCCATCGACTTCCTCGCCGGACTCGACGACCGGGCCAGGGGCACCCGCCGCGAGCGCTTGGAGATCTCCATCACCTCGCTGCAGGACTATCACGACCAGCTGTTCGAGCACCTGATGGACACCCTCGACAAGATCCCGAATCTGACCGTGATCGGGCGGGCCTCCACCCGCATCCCGACGGTCAGCTTCACGATCGCGGGGATGCAGGCGGAGAAGGTCGCCGCCACCCTGGCCGACGCCCGCATCAGCACGCTCAGCGGCGTGCACGGCGGCAGCCGCCTGCTCGACGCGCTCGGCGTCAACGACGAGGGCGGTGCGGTGACCGTCGGCCTCGCGCCCTACACGACGCGGTTCGAGATCGATCAGCTCGGCCGCGCCCTGGCCGCGCTGGACTGA
- a CDS encoding bacterial proteasome activator family protein, whose product MTHSEETPDSIVVVGPDGRPLVVPAEAGNHRTAPADAEDAAKGEADEREEQGESLADMVEQPAKVMRIGTMIKQLLEEVRAAPLDDASRSRLKEIHRSSVRELEQGLAPELRAELERLTLPFTDEAVPSDAELRVAQAQLVGWLEGLFHGIQTALFAQQMAARAQLEQMRQGALPAGVQIADPRVARGDQHHTGGSGQYL is encoded by the coding sequence ATGACGCATTCGGAGGAGACACCCGATTCCATCGTCGTGGTCGGCCCCGACGGGCGGCCGCTGGTCGTCCCGGCCGAGGCGGGCAACCACCGCACCGCACCGGCGGACGCCGAGGACGCGGCGAAGGGCGAGGCCGACGAGCGCGAGGAACAGGGCGAATCGCTGGCCGACATGGTCGAGCAGCCCGCCAAGGTGATGCGCATCGGGACCATGATCAAGCAGCTGCTCGAGGAGGTGCGCGCCGCTCCCCTCGACGACGCCAGCCGCAGCAGGCTCAAGGAGATCCACCGCTCCTCGGTGCGCGAGCTCGAACAGGGCCTCGCCCCCGAACTGCGCGCCGAGCTCGAGCGGCTGACCTTGCCGTTCACCGACGAGGCGGTGCCCTCGGACGCCGAGCTGCGGGTGGCCCAGGCCCAGCTGGTCGGCTGGCTGGAAGGGCTGTTCCACGGCATCCAGACCGCGCTGTTCGCCCAGCAGATGGCCGCGCGGGCCCAGCTCGAGCAGATGCGTCAAGGCGCCCTGCCCGCGGGTGTGCAGATCGCCGATCCGCGGGTGGCCCGCGGCGACCAGCACCACACGGGCGGCTCCGGCCAGTACCTGTGA